A section of the Triticum dicoccoides isolate Atlit2015 ecotype Zavitan chromosome 7A, WEW_v2.0, whole genome shotgun sequence genome encodes:
- the LOC119330666 gene encoding BAG family molecular chaperone regulator 3-like gives MLGVRKGAATVELGSLTMRRKGAPPPAPPVVPVEEGKKAPAVGAGKVSAEEVWEVRPGGMLVQKRGPEEDEPAPESVKPVPTIRVKAKLAGKTHEIYVSAEATFGDLRRRVAERAGAHPEDLRTLYKGKEQDPKAFLDMAGVRDRSKVAVVDDPEARARRLLEELRLGSLRKAAGAVAAVAAEVDKIAPKVSALEASVRKGEKVAEKDVATVTELLMNELLKLDAVVAGGDVKAQRRVQVKRVQKYVETLDAVMAKNATIESKPANAKKPQQAPQPPAPARQPQPQSQRQRQQQPPQQQQQPAAQTTRWEMFDLLSSLPTTSSSSSTTTDSSTASSAGAPPPPTNRLDWML, from the exons ATGCTGGGGGTGAGGAAGGGCGCGGCGACTGTGGAGCTCGGGTCGCTGACGATGAGGAGGAAGGGCGCCCCGCCTCCGGCTCCCCCGGTGGTGCcggtggaggaggggaagaaggcgCCGGCGGTGGGGGCGGGGAAGGTGTCGGCGGAGGAGGTGTGGGAGGTGCGGCCGGGCGGCATGCTGGTGCAGAAGCGGGGCCCCGAGGAGGACGAGCCGGCGCCGGAGAGCGTGAAGCCGGTGCCCACCATCCGGGTCAAGGCCAAgctcgcggggaagacccacgagaTCTACGTCAGCGCGGAGGCCACGTTCGGCGACCTGCGGAGGCGGGTGGCGGAGCGCGCCGGCGCGCACCCGGAGGACCTGCGGACGCTGTACAAGGGCAAGGAGCAGGACCCCAAGGCGTTCCTCGACATGGCCGGCGTGAGGGACCGCTCCAAGGTCGCCGTGGTGGACGACCCCGAGGCCCGCGCGCGGCGGCTGCTCGAGGAGCTCCGCCTGGGCAGCCTCCGCAAGGCCGccggcgccgtcgccgccgtcgccgccgaggtCGACAAGATCGCGCCCAAG GTGTCGGCGCTGGAGGCGTCGGTGCGGAAGGGGGAGAAGGTGGCGGAGAAGGACGTGGCGACGGTGACGGAGCTGCTGATGAACGAGCTGCTGAAGCTggacgcggtggtcgccggcggcgacgtGAAGGCCCAGAGGCGCGTGCAGGTGAAGCGGGTCCAGAAGTACGTGGAGACGCTCGACGCGGTCATGGCCAAGAACGCCACCATCGAAAGCAAGCCCGCCAACGCGAAGAAGCCGCAGCAGGCGCCAcagccgccggcgccggcgaggcAGCCGCAGCCGCAGTCGCAGCGCCAACGCcagcagcagcctccgcagcagcagcagcagccggcgGCGCAGACGACGCGGTGGGAGATGTTCGACCTGCTGTCGTCGCTCCCGACcacgtcgtcttcctcctccaccaccaccgacAGCTCCACCGCGTCCTCCgccggcgcgccccctccccccaccaACCGGCTCGACTGGATGCTCTAG